A single window of Populus nigra chromosome 17, ddPopNigr1.1, whole genome shotgun sequence DNA harbors:
- the LOC133677587 gene encoding DEAD-box ATP-dependent RNA helicase 37-like codes for MRTSWSDSVANSASENAAASGSSGQRPTRATYIPPHLRNQPPSSDSLAPPPAAPSLGNDRVGYSGPVGGSRWGGGGGSRPDHGRSGYGSGGRGGGGWNNRSGGRDRGREREVNPFGDDGDVEPAFGEQENTGINFDAYEDIPVETSGHNVPPPVNTFADIDLGEAVNQNIRRCKYVKPTPVQRNAIPILLAGRDLMACAQTGSGKTAAFCFPIIAGIMREQYVQRPHGGRTMYPLALILSPTRELSSQIHDEAKKFSYQTGVKVVVVYGGAPINQQLRELERGVDILVATPGRLVDLLERARVSLQMIRYLALDEADRMLDMGFEPQIRKIVEQMDMPPCGMRQTMLFSATFPKEIQRLASDFLSNYIFLAVGRVGSSTDLIVQRVEYVQEIDKRSHLMDLLHAQRETEVNSKHSLTLVFVETKKGADSLEHLLHVNGFLATSIHGDRTQQEREMALRSFKSGKTPILVATDVAARGLDIPHVAHVVNFDLPNDIDDYVHRIGRTGRAGNTGLATAFFNENNMSLARPLADLMQEANQVVPAWLTRYASRVLHSGGKNRRSAGARFGGRDFRREGSINKGTEYYGGNSNSGYGVPAGYGGGYNPAVASAWD; via the exons ATGAGAACTTCATGGTCAGATTCTGTGGCCAACTCTGCATCCGAGAATGCAGCAGCTTCTGGTTCGTCTGGTCAGCGTCCTACCCGTGCTACTTACATTCCTCCACACCTTCGTAACCAGCCGCCATCTTCTGATTCTCTGGCTCCACCACCTGCTGCTCCCTCACTAGGAAATGATCGTGTAGGTTATAGTGGGCCTGTGGGTGGCTCTCGAtggggtggtggtggtggttcgAGACCGGATCATGGGCGTTCCGGTTATGGTTCTGGTGGTAGAGGAGGTGGTGGTTGGAATAATAGAAGTGGTGGGCGGGACCGCGGGAGGGAGCGTGAGGTGAATCCGTTTGGTGATGATGGTGATGTAGAGCCGGCTTTTGGTGAACAAGAGAATACGGGAATTAACTTTGACGCGTATGAGGATATTCCGGTGGAGACGAGTGGGCACAATGTGCCACCGCCTGTGAATACATTTGCGGATATAGACTTGGGTGAGGCAGTGAATCAGAATATTCGGAGGTGTAAGTATGTGAAACCGACTCCAGTTCAGCGTAATGCTATCCCAATATTGCTTGCTGGGAGGGACTTGATGGCTTGTGCTCAGACGGGTTCAGGGAAGACAGCTGCCTTTTGCTTTCCAATTATTGCTGGAATTATGCGGGAGCAGTATGTACAGAGACCGCATGGAGGGAGGACAATGTACCCTCTGGCTCTTATTCTTTCTCCTACTAGGGAGCTTTCGAGTCAG ATACATGATGAAGCCAAAAAGTTTTCCTATCAAACTGGTGTCAAGGTGGTGGTTGTTTATGGAGGCGCACCAATCAACCAACAG CTCCGAGAACTTGAGAGAGGGGTTGATATTCTTGTGGCCACTCCTGGACGGTTAGTGGATTTGCTTGAGAGGGCCAGAGTATCATTGCAGATGATTAGATATTTGGCTCTTGATGAGGCAGACAGGATGCTGGATATGGGGTTTGAGCCTCAGATTAGAAAGATAGTGGAACAAATGGACATGCCCCCATGTGGCATGAGGCAGACAATGCTGTTCAGTGCCACCTTTCCTAAAGAAATACAG AGACTTGCATctgattttctttcaaattacaTATTTTTGGCTGTTGGAAGGGTTGGATCAAGTACTGATTTAATTGTTCAAAGAGTTGAATATGTTCAAGAGATTGATAAGAGAAGTCATCTCATGGACCTTCTTCATGCTCAAAGAGAAACTGAAGTTAATAGCAAG CATTCTCTGACATTAGTTTTTGTGGAGACAAAGAAGGGAGCCGACTCACTGGAACATTTGTTACATGTCAATGGATTTCTTGCTACATCAATTCATGGTGATAGAACACAACAG GAAAGAGAAATGGCACTTAGATCATTCAAGAGTGGGAAGACGCCAATTCTAGTAGCGACAGATGTGGCAGCACGGGGTCTTGATATACCCCATGTGGCTCATGTGGTGAATTTTGATCTTCCAAATGACATTGATGATTATGTTCACAGGATAGGACGAACAGGACGAGCTGGAAATACAGGGCTGGCTACTGCCTTCTTTAACGAAAATAATATGTCATTAGCAAGACCTTTAGCTGATCTAATGCAAGAAGCAAATCAAGTAGTACCTGCGTGGCTCACTCGTTATGCTTCACGGGTTTTGCATAGTGGTGGCAAGAATCGGCGCTCTGCAGGAGCCCGTTTTGGTGGTCGTGATTTCAGAAGAGAGGGTTCTATTAACAAGGGTACAGAATATTATGGAGGGAACAGTAACAGTGGATATGGGGTTCCTGCTGGTTATGGTGGGGGTTACAATCCAGCGGTGGCCAGTGCTTGGGATTAG